The Neovison vison isolate M4711 chromosome 13, ASM_NN_V1, whole genome shotgun sequence genome includes a region encoding these proteins:
- the LOC122893746 gene encoding prothymosin alpha-like, with translation MSDVAVDTSSEIITKDLKEKKVVEEAENGRDAPANGNAENEENGEQEADNEVDEEEEEGGEEEEEEEEGDGEEEDEDEDEEAEAATSKRAAEDDEDDDVDTKKQKTDEDD, from the coding sequence ATGTCAGACGTGGCTGTGGACACCAGCTCCGAGATCATCACCAAGGACTTAAAGGAGAAGAAGGTTGTGGAGGAGGCAGAGAATGGAAGAGACGCACCTGCTAATGGGAACGCTGAGAATGAGGAAAATGGGGAGCAGGAGGCCGACAATGAGGtagatgaagaagaggaagaaggtggggaggaggaggaggaagaagaggaaggtgaTGGTGAAGAAGAGGATGAAGATGAagatgaggaggctgaggcagcTACCAGCAAACGGGCAGCTGaagatgatgaggatgatgatgttGACACCAAGAAGCAGAAGACTGATGAAGATGACTAg